A window from Mycolicibacterium tokaiense encodes these proteins:
- a CDS encoding ATP-dependent helicase → MPVTTDPLLRFSPLTRQWFAGTFVEPTPAQAQAWKAIADGDNTLVIAPTGSGKTLAAFLWAIDQLTGPLDLDRTPGTSVLYVSPLKALAVDVERNLRTPLTGIGRVAEREGSAPPQISVGVRSGDTTPAKRRELITKPPDILITTPESLFLMLTSAARETLAGVRTVIVDEVHAVANTKRGAHLALSLERLDALLEKPAQRIGLSATVRPAEEVARFLSGPAPVTIVAPPAAKTFELTVQVPVPDMANLENNSIWPDVEERIVDLIETHRSSIVFANSRRLAERLTARLNEIHAERTGVELCGERNPGVPGGPPAHIMGSGQSFGAEPVLARAHHGSVSKETRADVEDALKSGRLKAVVATSSLELGIDMGSVDLVIQVETPPSVASGLQRIGRAGHQVGEISRGVLFPKHRTDLIGCAVSVQRMLAGQIETMHVPGNPLDVLAQHTVAACALEPLNADGWFDTVRRSAPFATLPRSAFEATLDLLSGKYPSTDFAELRPRVVYDRDTGTVTARPGAQRLAVTSGGAIPDRGLFTVYLASSADSEKPSRVGELDEEMVYESRPGDVISLGATSWRITEITHDRVLVIPAPGEPARLPFWRGDAVGRPAELGAAVGAFTGELSRMDRTTFEKRCTTIGFNDFAVDNLWRLLDEQKEATGTVPTDTTLVVERFRDELGDWRVVLHSPYGLRVHGPLALAIGKRLYERFGIDEKPTASDDGIILRLPDTDETAPGADLFVFDPDEIEPLVTTEVGGSALFASRFRECAARALLLPRRHPGKRSPLWHQRQRAAQLLDVARKYPDFPIVLEAVRECLQDVYDVPMLTDLMGRIAQRRIKVVEVETSMPSPFAASLLFGYVGAFMYEGDSPLAERRAAALSLDSTLLAELLGRVELRELLDADVITSTGRQLQHLTPERAVRDAEGLADLLRLLGPLTEDEATERSTADDVGGWLHGLLDAKRVLRVAFADRTWWVAIEDIGRLRDGVGVAVPVGVPATFTESVKDPLGELLGRYARTHGPFTTVDAAARFGLGLRVAADVLGRLAVDGKLVRGEFTDAEGEQWCDAEVLRILRRRSLAALRAQVEPVSTAAYARFLPGWQQLGTASGIDGLAGVIEQLSGVPMPASAVEPLIFGQRVRGYTPAMLDELLASGEVLWSGAGALAGGDGWVAFHTADTAPLTLTAPSEMDLTDVHTGLLDILGRPGDAHGAFFFRQLVAGGVSESSLKEALWQLIWAGWITGDTFAPVRALLSGGRRPGARKPATPTHRTRRAPRLSRYSVANPQARTVDATVAGRWSALPAAEQDSTLRAHFSAELLLGRYGVLTKGSVASENLPGGFATLYKVLSLFEDSGRCQRGYFVESLGGAQFSTASTVDRLRTHADSVDDQRGERTAVALAATDPANPFGAALPWPVRDAEADTAHRPGRKAGALVVLVDGELAWFLERGGRSLLSFTADPEALNVAAAALSDLVTQRRVDGLLVERINGAAVLDPGADHAAVSAALTAAGFSRTPRGLRLR, encoded by the coding sequence GTGCCCGTCACCACCGACCCGCTGCTCCGGTTCAGCCCACTGACCCGGCAGTGGTTTGCGGGCACGTTCGTCGAGCCCACCCCGGCCCAGGCGCAGGCGTGGAAAGCGATCGCCGACGGCGACAACACGCTGGTCATCGCTCCCACCGGTTCCGGCAAGACCCTGGCGGCGTTCCTGTGGGCCATCGACCAGCTGACCGGCCCGCTCGACCTCGACCGCACGCCCGGCACCAGCGTGCTCTACGTGTCGCCCCTCAAAGCGCTCGCCGTCGACGTCGAGCGCAACCTGCGCACCCCCCTGACCGGCATCGGCCGCGTCGCCGAACGGGAGGGTTCGGCGCCGCCGCAGATCAGCGTCGGCGTGCGCTCGGGCGACACCACACCCGCCAAGCGCCGCGAACTCATCACCAAACCACCGGACATCCTCATCACCACGCCGGAATCGTTGTTCCTCATGCTCACTTCCGCAGCCAGGGAGACGCTGGCCGGAGTCCGCACCGTGATCGTCGACGAGGTGCACGCCGTCGCCAACACCAAGCGCGGCGCCCACCTGGCCCTGTCGCTGGAGCGCCTCGACGCCCTGCTCGAGAAACCTGCGCAGCGCATCGGGCTGTCGGCCACCGTCCGCCCCGCTGAGGAGGTGGCCCGGTTCCTCTCGGGGCCCGCCCCGGTCACCATCGTCGCCCCGCCTGCGGCCAAGACCTTCGAGCTCACCGTCCAAGTGCCGGTGCCGGACATGGCCAACCTGGAGAACAACAGCATCTGGCCCGATGTGGAAGAGCGCATCGTCGACCTCATCGAGACCCACCGTTCGTCGATCGTGTTCGCCAACAGTCGCCGCCTCGCCGAGCGACTGACCGCGCGGCTCAACGAGATCCACGCCGAGCGCACCGGGGTCGAACTCTGCGGTGAGCGCAACCCCGGCGTGCCCGGCGGCCCGCCCGCCCACATCATGGGCAGCGGTCAGAGTTTCGGGGCCGAGCCCGTGCTGGCCCGCGCCCACCACGGATCGGTCAGCAAGGAGACCCGCGCCGACGTCGAGGACGCGCTCAAGAGCGGCCGACTCAAGGCCGTGGTCGCCACCTCCAGCCTCGAGCTGGGCATCGACATGGGCTCGGTCGACCTGGTGATCCAGGTGGAAACGCCCCCCTCGGTGGCCAGCGGCCTGCAGCGCATCGGCCGGGCGGGCCACCAGGTGGGCGAGATCTCCCGCGGCGTGCTGTTCCCGAAGCACCGCACGGACCTGATCGGCTGCGCGGTGTCGGTGCAGCGCATGCTGGCCGGTCAGATCGAGACCATGCACGTACCGGGCAATCCGCTCGACGTGCTGGCCCAGCACACCGTCGCAGCCTGTGCGCTGGAGCCGTTGAACGCCGACGGCTGGTTCGACACGGTCCGGCGCAGCGCCCCCTTCGCGACACTGCCGCGCAGTGCGTTCGAAGCGACCCTGGATCTGCTGTCGGGCAAGTACCCGTCCACCGATTTCGCCGAGCTCCGGCCGCGGGTGGTCTATGACCGCGACACCGGTACCGTCACCGCCCGGCCCGGCGCGCAACGCCTCGCCGTCACCTCCGGCGGCGCCATCCCCGACCGCGGCCTGTTCACCGTCTACCTGGCCTCCAGCGCGGACTCCGAAAAGCCCTCGCGGGTGGGCGAACTCGACGAAGAGATGGTTTACGAGTCCCGGCCCGGCGACGTCATCTCCCTGGGCGCCACCAGCTGGCGGATCACCGAGATCACCCACGACCGGGTGCTGGTCATCCCCGCGCCCGGAGAGCCCGCCCGGCTGCCGTTCTGGCGCGGCGACGCGGTGGGCCGGCCCGCCGAGCTCGGCGCCGCAGTGGGAGCCTTCACCGGCGAGCTGTCCCGGATGGACCGCACCACCTTCGAAAAACGTTGCACCACAATTGGATTCAACGACTTCGCGGTGGACAACCTGTGGCGGCTGCTCGACGAGCAGAAAGAGGCCACGGGTACCGTTCCCACCGACACCACGCTGGTGGTGGAACGCTTCCGCGACGAGCTGGGTGACTGGCGGGTGGTCCTGCACTCCCCCTACGGCCTGCGGGTGCACGGGCCCCTGGCGCTGGCCATCGGCAAGCGGCTCTACGAGCGGTTCGGCATCGACGAGAAGCCCACCGCGTCCGACGACGGCATCATCCTGCGACTGCCCGACACCGACGAGACCGCACCTGGGGCAGACCTGTTCGTGTTCGACCCCGACGAGATCGAGCCGCTGGTCACCACCGAGGTGGGCGGTTCGGCGCTGTTCGCCTCCCGGTTCCGGGAGTGCGCGGCGCGGGCGCTGCTGCTGCCACGCCGCCATCCCGGCAAGCGCTCCCCACTGTGGCACCAGCGTCAGCGCGCCGCGCAGCTGCTCGATGTGGCACGCAAGTACCCCGACTTTCCCATCGTGCTGGAGGCGGTGCGGGAGTGCCTCCAGGATGTCTACGACGTCCCGATGCTGACCGACCTGATGGGCCGGATCGCCCAGCGGCGCATCAAGGTGGTCGAGGTCGAGACGTCCATGCCCTCACCGTTCGCGGCATCGCTGCTGTTCGGCTACGTCGGGGCCTTCATGTACGAAGGCGACAGCCCGCTGGCCGAACGCCGGGCCGCGGCCCTGTCGCTGGATTCCACCCTGCTGGCCGAACTCCTGGGCCGGGTCGAGTTGCGCGAACTGCTCGATGCCGACGTCATCACCTCCACCGGCCGCCAGCTGCAGCACCTCACCCCCGAGCGGGCGGTGCGCGACGCCGAGGGCCTGGCCGACCTGCTACGCCTGCTCGGTCCCCTCACCGAGGACGAGGCCACCGAACGCAGCACCGCCGACGATGTGGGCGGCTGGCTGCACGGCCTGCTCGACGCCAAGCGGGTGCTGCGGGTGGCCTTCGCCGACCGCACCTGGTGGGTGGCCATCGAAGACATCGGCCGGTTGCGCGACGGGGTGGGTGTCGCCGTGCCGGTCGGAGTGCCCGCCACCTTCACCGAATCGGTCAAGGATCCCCTGGGCGAGCTGCTGGGCCGTTATGCGCGCACCCATGGACCGTTCACCACCGTCGACGCCGCGGCGCGATTCGGGCTGGGGCTGCGGGTGGCCGCCGATGTGCTGGGCCGCCTGGCGGTCGACGGCAAACTGGTGCGCGGCGAGTTCACCGATGCCGAGGGTGAGCAGTGGTGTGACGCCGAGGTGCTGCGCATCTTGCGCCGCCGGTCACTGGCAGCGCTGCGGGCCCAGGTCGAGCCGGTCAGCACCGCGGCCTACGCCCGGTTCCTGCCCGGGTGGCAACAGCTGGGGACCGCATCGGGCATCGACGGGCTGGCCGGGGTGATCGAACAACTCTCGGGGGTTCCGATGCCCGCGTCGGCGGTGGAGCCGCTGATCTTCGGGCAACGGGTGCGCGGCTACACCCCGGCGATGCTCGACGAGCTGCTGGCCTCCGGCGAGGTGCTGTGGTCCGGCGCCGGGGCGCTGGCCGGCGGTGACGGCTGGGTGGCGTTCCACACCGCCGACACCGCGCCGCTGACCCTGACCGCACCCTCGGAGATGGACCTCACCGACGTGCACACCGGTCTGCTGGACATCCTCGGCCGGCCCGGTGACGCGCACGGCGCCTTCTTCTTCCGGCAACTGGTGGCCGGTGGTGTGTCCGAGAGTTCCCTCAAAGAGGCACTGTGGCAACTCATCTGGGCAGGCTGGATCACCGGTGACACCTTTGCGCCGGTGCGGGCCCTACTCTCGGGCGGCCGCCGACCCGGGGCGCGCAAGCCGGCTACTCCGACCCACCGCACCCGGCGGGCGCCGCGGCTGTCGCGCTACAGCGTGGCCAACCCGCAGGCGCGCACCGTGGACGCCACGGTGGCCGGCCGCTGGTCGGCTCTGCCTGCGGCCGAGCAGGATTCGACGCTGCGCGCCCATTTCTCCGCCGAGCTGCTGCTGGGTCGCTACGGGGTTCTGACCAAGGGTTCGGTGGCCTCGGAGAATCTACCGGGCGGGTTCGCCACCCTGTACAAGGTGCTGTCGCTGTTCGAAGACAGCGGCCGCTGCCAGCGCGGCTACTTCGTCGAATCACTGGGTGGAGCACAGTTTTCGACGGCCTCCACCGTGGACAGGCTGCGCACCCACGCCGACTCGGTCGACGACCAGCGTGGCGAGCGCACTGCCGTGGCCCTGGCGGCCACCGACCCGGCCAATCCGTTCGGTGCCGCGCTGCCGTGGCCGGTACGCGATGCCGAGGCCGACACGGCCCACCGTCCGGGCCGCAAGGCCGGCGCGCTGGTGGTGC
- a CDS encoding FadR/GntR family transcriptional regulator, giving the protein MSASNPSAAKPPARLRTHEQVVAEIESRLNSGALKAGDRLPPERQFAETLGVSRGAVREALRILEAIGVVEAGPGSGPNSGSRIVTDSTVGMGMLLRMHLQLASFTETDLLETRLMLERLACRKAAGVATGAQIYHLRRLVDEMRSAPGTAEHHQLDTAFHVGIAQISGNGLAAALMAALRDALHNAMIAGFERLDDPVCTMATLTDEHELIVDAIAAGDGGAAADHVARHILGFYRVLGFSEFS; this is encoded by the coding sequence ATGTCGGCGTCGAATCCCTCCGCTGCCAAACCCCCCGCCCGCCTGCGCACGCACGAGCAGGTGGTGGCCGAGATCGAGAGCCGCCTGAATTCCGGGGCGCTCAAAGCCGGGGATCGGCTTCCGCCCGAGCGGCAGTTCGCCGAGACGCTCGGGGTCAGCCGGGGCGCGGTCCGGGAGGCCCTGCGCATCCTCGAGGCGATCGGCGTGGTGGAGGCCGGACCCGGGTCGGGCCCGAACTCCGGGTCCCGGATCGTCACCGACAGCACCGTGGGGATGGGCATGCTGCTGCGGATGCACCTGCAGTTGGCGTCTTTCACCGAAACCGATCTCCTGGAGACGCGGCTGATGCTCGAGCGGCTGGCATGCCGCAAGGCGGCCGGCGTCGCCACCGGCGCGCAGATCTACCACTTGCGCCGCCTGGTCGACGAGATGCGCAGTGCCCCCGGAACGGCTGAGCATCACCAGCTGGACACCGCCTTCCATGTCGGGATCGCGCAGATCTCTGGCAACGGCCTGGCGGCCGCACTGATGGCGGCATTGCGGGACGCCCTGCACAACGCCATGATCGCCGGGTTCGAACGGCTCGACGACCCGGTGTGCACCATGGCAACCCTGACCGATGAGCACGAGCTGATTGTCGACGCGATCGCCGCGGGTGACGGCGGGGCGGCCGCCGACCACGTGGCCAGGCACATCCTCGGGTTCTACCGTGTGCTGGGGTTCAGCGAATTCAGCTGA
- a CDS encoding short-chain fatty acyl-CoA regulator family protein: protein MDKLFAGIRLRRLREERGLSQVELARVLAISSSYLNQIEHDARPITATVLVRLTEVFGIDPAFFVPRDTARQLAELREALPEAAPGIPHSASDIRQLASLMPEIADAVIALYRRYRDAMVHLEALTDSRSEGPALMPHEHVRDFFYRHQNYVDVLDRAAEELAADIAAHGGDLRQNLRAHLEARHQVRVTTARRDQDGDLYTFDSDRGVLTLAADLQPGQQAFRMATQIALLEVPNLLDDVLDAEIWPDQTTRDLARLGLAHHFASALILPYTTFYNAAEKVRYDVEILSERFDVGFETVAHRLSTLQRPGMRGVPFILVRVDKAGNISKRQSAIGFHFSHTGGTCPLWNVYDAFASPGQVNVQVAEMPDGQRYLWLARTVTRRRGGYGSAAKTFVVGLGCELRQAGRLVYSRGLDLVDPDVMPIGPGCRTCDRQHCPQRATPPVGRQLLVDPERGRFVPYPLSFPGKS, encoded by the coding sequence CTACCTCAACCAGATCGAACACGACGCGCGGCCCATCACGGCCACCGTGCTGGTCCGGCTCACCGAGGTCTTCGGTATCGATCCGGCGTTCTTCGTGCCCCGCGACACCGCACGCCAACTCGCCGAGCTGCGTGAGGCACTACCCGAGGCGGCCCCCGGCATTCCCCACTCCGCCTCGGATATTCGCCAGTTGGCCAGCCTGATGCCCGAGATCGCCGACGCGGTGATCGCCCTGTACCGCCGCTACCGCGACGCCATGGTGCACCTGGAGGCCCTGACCGATTCCCGGTCGGAGGGGCCTGCCCTGATGCCGCACGAGCATGTCCGGGATTTCTTCTACCGGCACCAGAACTATGTCGACGTGCTCGACCGTGCGGCCGAAGAGCTGGCCGCCGACATCGCCGCCCATGGTGGAGATCTACGCCAGAACCTGCGAGCCCATCTGGAGGCGCGCCACCAGGTTCGGGTGACCACCGCCCGTCGCGACCAGGATGGCGACCTGTACACCTTTGACAGCGATCGGGGCGTCCTGACGCTGGCTGCCGACCTGCAGCCCGGGCAGCAGGCGTTCCGGATGGCCACCCAGATCGCCCTCCTGGAAGTGCCCAACCTGCTGGACGACGTCCTCGACGCCGAGATCTGGCCGGACCAGACCACCCGCGACCTGGCCCGGTTGGGTCTGGCCCACCACTTCGCCAGCGCGCTGATCCTGCCCTACACAACGTTCTACAACGCGGCCGAGAAAGTGCGCTACGACGTCGAAATCCTCTCGGAGCGCTTCGACGTGGGCTTCGAGACCGTCGCGCACCGGCTGAGCACGCTGCAACGCCCCGGGATGCGCGGGGTCCCGTTCATCCTGGTACGGGTGGACAAGGCGGGCAACATCTCGAAACGCCAGTCGGCCATCGGTTTTCACTTCTCCCACACCGGGGGCACCTGCCCGTTGTGGAACGTCTACGACGCGTTCGCCTCCCCCGGTCAGGTCAACGTGCAGGTCGCCGAAATGCCGGACGGGCAACGGTATCTGTGGTTGGCGCGCACTGTCACTCGTCGTCGCGGCGGTTACGGGTCGGCGGCCAAGACCTTCGTCGTGGGCCTCGGCTGTGAGCTGCGCCAGGCGGGGCGCCTGGTCTACAGCAGGGGGCTGGACCTGGTGGATCCGGATGTGATGCCGATCGGGCCGGGCTGCCGCACCTGCGATCGGCAGCATTGCCCGCAGCGCGCCACCCCGCCGGTCGGCAGGCAACTTCTGGTGGACCCCGAGCGGGGACGGTTTGTGCCCTATCCGCTGAGCTTCCCCGGCAAAAGCTGA
- a CDS encoding TetR/AcrR family transcriptional regulator — MKPSRRRLSPDDRRSELLSLGARVFGERPYDDVRIDEIAELAGVSRALMYHYFPDKRAFFAEVIRAEAERLFEATSTPAVPGQTLFDRLRIGVLAYLEYHERYPHGSWAAYIGPGRTDPLLMGIDDADTMRQMQRILDAVSAVAPDLDEPVKRDLRVTVYGWLAFTLEMCRQRIVDPTLDAEQIARACAHALLDAVNRVPGIPSQLSEAIAVR, encoded by the coding sequence ATCAAGCCGTCGCGCAGGAGGCTCTCTCCCGACGACCGGCGCTCGGAACTGCTGTCCCTGGGCGCCAGGGTGTTCGGCGAACGGCCCTACGACGACGTGCGCATCGACGAGATCGCCGAACTGGCCGGCGTGTCGCGTGCGCTGATGTACCACTACTTCCCGGACAAGAGGGCGTTCTTCGCCGAGGTGATCCGGGCGGAGGCCGAGCGACTCTTCGAGGCCACCAGCACCCCGGCGGTGCCCGGGCAGACCCTGTTCGACCGGCTGCGCATCGGCGTCCTGGCCTACCTGGAGTACCACGAGCGGTATCCGCACGGATCCTGGGCGGCCTACATCGGTCCGGGCCGCACCGACCCGCTGCTGATGGGCATCGACGACGCCGACACCATGCGGCAGATGCAACGCATCCTCGATGCAGTCAGCGCCGTCGCGCCGGACCTGGACGAGCCGGTGAAACGGGACCTGCGGGTCACGGTGTACGGGTGGCTGGCCTTCACCCTGGAAATGTGCCGGCAGCGCATCGTCGATCCGACGCTGGACGCCGAGCAGATCGCCCGCGCCTGCGCGCACGCGCTGCTGGATGCGGTGAACCGAGTGCCCGGCATTCCGTCGCAGCTCAGCGAGGCCATCGCGGTCCGCTGA
- a CDS encoding MOSC domain-containing protein, protein MTTGASLYVETLHRYPVKSMLGETVPALHVGFDGAEGDRRLALIDDETGRVASAKQARLWRRLLTCEARIDDGRVRVRLPDGTDVAPGEDGFDDAVSALVSRRVRVATQRPPGVSLERADPDQVLEHGLDAVVDAPLLELAEATPGDSFVDLAPLHVITSATLERIGTEAVRYRPNIVVTTPPGYPAFSENDWTEQVFAVGTARLKGMGPTPRCVIPTLEHGDLGRATHALRTPAAENLVDSFGLGRLPCAGAYFEVVSEGRISAGDAFSPS, encoded by the coding sequence ATGACCACCGGAGCGTCGCTGTACGTGGAGACCCTGCACCGCTACCCCGTCAAGTCGATGCTCGGCGAGACAGTGCCCGCGCTGCACGTCGGCTTCGACGGCGCCGAAGGCGACCGCCGGCTGGCGTTGATCGACGACGAGACCGGGAGGGTGGCCAGCGCCAAACAGGCTCGGCTGTGGCGCCGGCTGCTGACGTGCGAGGCCAGGATCGACGACGGACGCGTGCGGGTCCGACTGCCCGACGGCACCGATGTCGCCCCCGGGGAGGACGGATTCGACGACGCGGTCTCCGCACTCGTGTCGCGCCGGGTCCGGGTTGCCACCCAGCGGCCTCCCGGCGTGAGCCTGGAACGTGCCGATCCCGATCAGGTTCTCGAACACGGACTGGACGCGGTGGTGGACGCTCCACTACTCGAACTGGCCGAAGCGACACCGGGCGATTCCTTCGTCGATCTGGCGCCGCTGCACGTGATCACCAGCGCAACGCTGGAGCGGATCGGCACCGAAGCGGTGCGCTACCGACCCAACATCGTGGTCACCACACCGCCGGGTTACCCCGCCTTCAGCGAGAACGACTGGACTGAGCAGGTTTTCGCTGTCGGAACCGCGCGGTTGAAGGGAATGGGGCCCACCCCGCGCTGCGTGATACCCACCCTCGAACACGGCGACCTCGGTCGCGCGACACATGCGCTGCGCACCCCGGCGGCCGAGAACCTCGTCGACTCGTTCGGCCTGGGCCGGCTGCCGTGCGCCGGTGCCTACTTCGAGGTGGTGAGCGAAGGCCGGATCAGCGCCGGGGATGCCTTCTCACCGAGCTGA
- a CDS encoding cytochrome P450, translated as MAVVVGGVSSGTALQDRRLPHPPRRIPLLGDLFSFRSDQPSQSVSALATRLGPLFEFAFLGARYVVAAGADVVTELNDETRFCKHLGPDMVALRVVGGDGLFTAHNDEANWRRAHTLLMPAFSQAAMRRYHPTMLAAAGELTGAWDRAAQTGAAVDVSADTTRITLETIGRCAAGYSFGAFQSARAHPFVENMVEALVGCDRLGVLRATFLPAFLGDRYERKVRQHAAEMHRVTDAIIAARRVDGLGHHDDLLELMLTPGADGEPVLDEANIRYQLINFLVAGHETTSGALSFALYFLSTHPEVFARARHEVDRVWGENPEPPFEQVAKLRYVRRVLDESLRLQPTVPAYYRAAREDTVLAGEYRIRKGEWVLALTTMLHRDPRWAGPGLAPVDEFDPDRFAPVHLRARPAQLYKPFGTGERSCIGRQFALHEAVLVLAALIRRYDLVPDPDYTLTVAERLTLMPKDFHLGLRRRGGT; from the coding sequence ATGGCGGTGGTCGTGGGCGGGGTCAGCAGCGGTACGGCTCTGCAGGACCGTCGCCTGCCTCACCCACCGCGCCGGATCCCGCTGCTGGGTGACCTCTTCAGCTTCCGCAGCGACCAACCGTCACAATCGGTGTCCGCACTGGCCACCCGGCTCGGCCCACTGTTCGAATTCGCCTTCCTGGGAGCACGTTACGTCGTGGCCGCCGGCGCGGATGTGGTCACCGAACTCAACGACGAGACCCGGTTCTGCAAACACCTGGGCCCGGACATGGTGGCGCTGCGGGTGGTGGGCGGCGACGGGTTGTTCACCGCGCACAACGACGAGGCCAACTGGCGCCGGGCGCACACGTTGTTGATGCCCGCGTTCTCGCAGGCCGCCATGCGCCGCTACCACCCGACGATGCTCGCCGCGGCCGGCGAGCTCACCGGGGCCTGGGACCGCGCGGCCCAAACCGGCGCAGCAGTCGACGTCTCCGCCGACACCACCCGCATCACCCTGGAGACCATCGGCCGCTGCGCGGCCGGCTACTCCTTCGGCGCGTTCCAGTCCGCCCGCGCTCACCCGTTCGTGGAGAACATGGTGGAGGCGCTGGTGGGATGCGACCGGCTGGGGGTGTTGCGGGCGACGTTCCTGCCAGCGTTCCTCGGCGACCGCTACGAACGCAAGGTCAGGCAGCATGCCGCTGAGATGCACCGGGTCACCGATGCGATCATCGCCGCTCGCCGGGTCGACGGGCTGGGGCACCATGACGACCTTCTGGAATTGATGCTGACGCCCGGCGCCGACGGCGAGCCGGTGCTCGACGAGGCCAACATCCGTTATCAGCTGATCAATTTCCTGGTTGCCGGTCACGAAACCACCTCGGGTGCACTGTCGTTCGCGCTGTACTTCCTGTCCACCCATCCCGAGGTGTTCGCCCGGGCTCGCCACGAGGTGGACCGGGTGTGGGGTGAGAACCCGGAGCCACCGTTCGAGCAGGTCGCCAAGCTGCGCTACGTGCGCCGGGTTCTCGACGAGTCGCTGCGACTGCAGCCGACGGTGCCGGCGTATTACCGCGCCGCCCGGGAGGACACCGTGCTGGCAGGTGAGTACCGGATCCGCAAGGGGGAGTGGGTCCTGGCGCTGACGACGATGCTGCACCGTGATCCCCGGTGGGCCGGTCCGGGGCTGGCGCCGGTGGACGAGTTCGATCCGGATCGTTTTGCGCCCGTGCACCTGCGCGCCCGCCCCGCCCAGTTGTACAAGCCGTTCGGCACCGGTGAACGGTCCTGCATCGGGCGGCAGTTCGCGCTGCATGAGGCAGTGCTGGTGCTCGCGGCCCTGATCCGGCGTTACGACCTGGTGCCCGACCCGGACTACACACTCACCGTCGCCGAGCGGTTGACTCTGATGCCGAAGGACTTCCACCTGGGCCTGCGCCGTCGGGGTGGAACCTGA